A part of Bacillus thuringiensis genomic DNA contains:
- a CDS encoding purine-nucleoside phosphorylase, translated as MNRELITKSASYLKEKFQETPQVGLILGSGLGVLADEIENAVTVPYSEIPEFPVSTVEGHAGQLVFGTLQGVTVVAMQGRFHFYEGYDMQKVTFPVRVMKELGVETVVVTNAAGGVNTSFEPGDLMLISDHINFMGTNPLIGPNDSEMGVRFPDMSTSYTTELREMAKQVAADLNIKVQEGVYVGMTGPVYETPAEIRMLRTLGGDAVGMSTVPEVIVARHAGMKVLGISCISNMAAGILDQPLHHDEVIETTERVKANFLALVKAIVKQMKG; from the coding sequence ATGAATCGTGAACTTATTACAAAATCAGCTTCATACTTAAAAGAGAAATTTCAAGAAACGCCACAAGTAGGACTAATCCTTGGATCAGGACTAGGTGTATTAGCAGATGAAATCGAGAATGCAGTAACAGTACCTTACAGTGAAATCCCTGAATTCCCAGTTTCAACTGTAGAAGGCCATGCAGGTCAATTAGTATTCGGTACACTTCAAGGTGTAACAGTAGTAGCAATGCAAGGACGTTTCCACTTCTATGAAGGATACGACATGCAAAAAGTAACATTCCCAGTTCGTGTTATGAAAGAACTAGGTGTAGAAACAGTTGTTGTAACAAATGCAGCTGGTGGTGTAAATACATCATTCGAGCCAGGCGATCTTATGTTAATTTCAGACCACATTAACTTCATGGGTACAAATCCATTAATCGGACCAAATGATTCTGAAATGGGTGTACGTTTCCCTGATATGTCTACATCATATACGACAGAACTTCGTGAAATGGCGAAACAAGTTGCAGCAGACTTAAATATTAAAGTACAAGAAGGTGTATACGTAGGAATGACAGGTCCTGTATATGAAACACCTGCTGAAATTCGTATGCTTCGTACACTTGGCGGAGATGCAGTTGGTATGTCAACAGTACCTGAAGTAATTGTAGCGCGTCATGCTGGTATGAAAGTACTTGGTATTTCTTGTATTTCAAATATGGCAGCTGGTATTTTAGATCAGCCACTTCACCACGATGAAGTAATCGAAACGACAGAACGTGTTAAAGCTAACTTCTTAGCATTAGTAAAAGCAATCGTAAAACAAATGAAGGGGTGA
- the deoB gene encoding phosphopentomutase, translating to MNKYKRIFLVVMDSVGIGEAPDAEQFGDLGSDTIGHIAEHMNGLQMPNMVKLGLGNIREMKGISKVEKPLGYYTKMQEKSTGKDTMTGHWEIMGLYIDTPFQVFPEGFPKELLDELEEKTGRKIIGNKPASGTEILDELGQEQMETGSLIVYTSADSVLQIAAHEEVVPLDELYKICKIARELTLDEKYMVGRVIARPFVGEPGNFTRTPNRHDYALKPFGRTVMNELKDSDYDVIAIGKISDIYDGEGVTESLRTKSNMDGMDKLVDTLNMDFTGLSFLNLVDFDALFGHRRDPQGYGEALQEYDARLPEVFEKLKEDDLLLITADHGNDPVHHGTDHTREYVPLLAYSPSMKDGGQELSLRQTFADIGATVAENFGVKMPEHGTSFLNELKK from the coding sequence ATGAATAAATATAAACGTATATTCCTAGTCGTAATGGACTCTGTTGGAATCGGTGAAGCACCAGATGCTGAACAGTTTGGTGATTTAGGATCTGACACAATTGGTCACATTGCTGAACATATGAATGGGTTACAAATGCCTAACATGGTGAAATTAGGTCTTGGTAACATTCGCGAAATGAAAGGCATCTCTAAAGTAGAAAAACCACTTGGATATTATACAAAAATGCAGGAGAAATCTACTGGTAAAGATACAATGACAGGTCACTGGGAAATCATGGGTCTTTACATTGATACACCATTCCAAGTGTTCCCAGAAGGATTCCCAAAAGAATTACTTGATGAATTAGAAGAAAAAACAGGCCGTAAAATCATCGGTAATAAACCAGCTTCTGGAACTGAAATTCTTGATGAACTTGGTCAAGAACAAATGGAAACAGGCTCTTTAATCGTTTACACTTCTGCTGATAGTGTATTACAAATCGCAGCACACGAAGAAGTAGTGCCACTTGATGAGTTATATAAAATTTGTAAAATTGCACGTGAATTAACGTTAGATGAGAAATACATGGTAGGCCGCGTTATCGCTCGTCCATTCGTTGGTGAGCCTGGAAACTTTACACGTACACCGAACCGTCATGACTATGCATTAAAACCATTCGGCCGTACAGTAATGAATGAATTAAAAGATAGTGATTATGATGTGATTGCTATCGGTAAAATCTCTGACATCTATGATGGTGAAGGTGTAACTGAATCACTTCGTACGAAGTCTAATATGGATGGAATGGATAAGCTTGTAGATACATTAAATATGGACTTTACAGGTCTTAGCTTCTTAAACTTAGTTGACTTTGATGCATTATTTGGACACCGCCGTGATCCACAAGGATACGGAGAAGCTCTGCAAGAATATGATGCACGTCTTCCAGAAGTATTCGAAAAACTAAAAGAAGATGATCTATTATTAATTACAGCAGACCACGGTAATGACCCAGTTCATCATGGTACTGATCATACACGTGAATATGTACCGTTATTAGCATATAGCCCAAGCATGAAAGATGGCGGACAAGAATTATCACTTCGCCAAACATTTGCTGATATTGGTGCAACTGTAGCAGAAAACTTCGGTGTGAAAATGCCAGAACACGGAACAAGCTTCTTAAACGAGCTAAAGAAATAG